The Fibrobacter sp. genome contains a region encoding:
- a CDS encoding NAD-dependent epimerase/dehydratase family protein, whose translation MKVLVTGAAGFIGSKISQMLASRGDEVVGLDNINDYYDQRLKYGRLRENGFEQPNDDFEFGKMLTSSKWSNCRFIRMDISDKESLDALFAAEKFDKVMNLAAQAGVRYSITNPYAYMQSNMVGFLNVLEACRNTKVPYLVFASSSSVYGLNSKVPYSEDDKVDSPVSLYAASKKSNELMAHSYAKLYGIKVTGLRYFTVYGPWGRPDMSPMLFAKAISKGEAIKVFNNGDMIRDFTYIDDIAEGSIHVLDREPDAAKCENGVPYRIFNIGCSNPVKLMDFISEIENAYGEPAKKDFLPMQPGDVYQTNADTTKLEQQCDYKPHWSLHDGIAKFMEWYKSDANPLK comes from the coding sequence ATGAAAGTATTGGTAACTGGTGCTGCAGGATTCATTGGATCGAAGATTTCCCAGATGCTTGCTAGTCGTGGCGATGAGGTTGTTGGTCTTGACAACATCAACGATTACTACGATCAGCGTTTGAAGTACGGCCGTCTTCGTGAGAACGGTTTTGAGCAACCCAACGATGACTTTGAATTTGGTAAGATGCTTACCAGTTCCAAGTGGTCCAATTGCCGATTCATCCGCATGGACATTTCCGACAAGGAATCCCTGGATGCGCTGTTCGCTGCGGAAAAGTTTGACAAGGTGATGAACCTTGCAGCCCAGGCTGGCGTTCGCTATTCCATTACTAATCCTTACGCCTACATGCAGAGCAACATGGTGGGTTTCTTGAATGTTCTTGAAGCTTGCCGTAATACAAAGGTACCATACCTGGTGTTTGCTTCCAGTAGTTCCGTTTATGGTCTTAACAGCAAGGTGCCGTATTCCGAAGACGACAAGGTGGATTCTCCGGTTAGTCTTTATGCGGCAAGCAAGAAGAGCAACGAACTGATGGCCCATTCCTACGCTAAGTTGTATGGAATCAAGGTCACTGGCCTGCGTTATTTTACCGTTTATGGACCATGGGGCCGCCCCGATATGTCTCCCATGCTTTTTGCAAAGGCCATCAGCAAGGGCGAGGCTATCAAGGTTTTCAACAACGGCGACATGATCCGCGACTTCACCTATATCGACGATATTGCCGAAGGTTCCATTCATGTATTGGACCGCGAACCGGATGCTGCCAAGTGTGAAAACGGCGTGCCTTACCGCATCTTTAACATCGGTTGCAGCAATCCTGTAAAGCTGATGGATTTCATTAGTGAAATCGAGAATGCCTACGGTGAACCTGCCAAGAAGGATTTCCTCCCGATGCAGCCTGGCGACGTTTACCAGACCAATGCCGATACCACCAAGCTGGAACAGCAGTGCGATTACAAGCCCCACTGGAGCCTCCACGACGGCATCGCCAAGTTCATGGAATGGTACAAGAGCGACGCAAACCCGTTGAAGTGA